The Arcobacter sp. F2176 DNA segment GTGTAAAATAAGCTAGAACTATCTTGCGTAATTTACTAAGTTATAATATTACAGCTTTTCCATTTTTCATTACAATTGTATCTTCGATTCTTACTCCAAATTCATTTGGAAGGTAAATACCAGGTTCAATTGTAAAAACCATATTATCTTCAATAATAACATCAGATTTTGAATTGATATATGGATGTTCATGAATATCAAGTCCTACTCCATGTCCAGTGCTATGAATAAAATATTTTCCAAAACCAGCTTTTTCAATGACACTTCTTGTTAAGTTGTCTATATCTTTTGCCTTCATTCCAACTTTTGCATTTTCTATTGCATTCAGTTGAGCTTTATAGACTAAGTCATAGATTTTTTGTTGTTTTTTTGATTTGAATTTTTGTTTTCTTGAAAAATTTAATTCACCACCAAAAGATGCTGTACAAGTTCTATCTGAACAATATCTTTTGTATTTCACACCCGCATCTACCAAAAGTAAATCATTTTTTTGTAATTTTTTATTTGTAGGAAGTGCATGTGGTTTTGCTGCATTTTCATTTATGGCAATGATTGGATCAAAACTTAAATCATATTTTCCCATATTTTTATATGCTTCCACTGCTTTAAAATGAATCAAGGTCTCTTTTTTATTTAGACCATTTTTATTGATATATTTTGCAAGTCTTTCAAAACCATTTCTTCCAATTTTGGCAGC contains these protein-coding regions:
- a CDS encoding M24 family metallopeptidase; this encodes MSNYILTNENAIYYECNYSCDNVIFIKLGNESFFITDARYTIEAKEKVKNTEVIESSDLIKSAQEILTKEKIKEIIFDGNDFTYNKFNKLTENLKVNFTNQVNFSHLKRVIKTDDEIAILKKAAKIGRNGFERLAKYINKNGLNKKETLIHFKAVEAYKNMGKYDLSFDPIIAINENAAKPHALPTNKKLQKNDLLLVDAGVKYKRYCSDRTCTASFGGELNFSRKQKFKSKKQQKIYDLVYKAQLNAIENAKVGMKAKDIDNLTRSVIEKAGFGKYFIHSTGHGVGLDIHEHPYINSKSDVIIEDNMVFTIEPGIYLPNEFGVRIEDTIVMKNGKAVIL